GGCGCGGGTACGCCGAGCAGCGCCGCAAGCGCGCACGCCCACACCCGCGGCACCGCCGAGAAGCTGTCGTAGCCGCCGCCTCCGGTGGCAGCGACTCGTCCGCCACACACCTCGTCGGCGAGCCGAATGAGGTTCTGCGCCGTACGGTACTGGCCAGCGACGGTGGTGGTCAGGTGGGCGAGCGGGTCGGAGGCGTGCGAGTCGGCGCCCAGCTGGATCACCATCACGTCGGGCACGAATGCTCGCACGGCCGGCGCGATGACCGATGCGAAGGCCCGACCGTACTCCACGTCGCCGGCGCCCGGAGCCAGCGGCAGGTTCACCGCGTATCCGACGCCCATGCCCCCGCCGATGTCGGTAGGGCGGCCGGTTCCCGGGAAGAGGTAGCGGCCGGACTCGTGGACCGAGACGGTGAGCACGTCGTCGTTGTCCCAAAACGCCGCCTCCACGCCGTCGCCGTGGTGCACGTCGACGTCGACGTAGGCCACGCGCGTGCCGGGGTGCTCGGCAAGCATGTGGCAGATCGCGACGGCGGGGTCGTTGTAGACGCAGAATCCCGAGGCGCGGTCGCGCTGGGCGTGGTGCAGGCCGCCAGCGGGGGAGAAGGCGCGCTGGCAGCGGCCCTCCACCACGTCGGCGAGCGCTCGGATTGTAGCCGCGCAGACCTCGGCAGCAGCCTCGTGCATGTGGGGGAAGGCCGGAGTGTCGCCCGGGCCGATCCCATAGCTGCCCTCCCAGTGCGCCGTATCGGCGCCGGCTTGGCGCACGGCGGCGATGTAAGCGGGAGTGTGGACCCGCAGCAGATCCTCATCGTCGATGGGGCCGGGGTCGACGAGCGACGCGCGGCCGGGTTGCTCGGCACCCGGCTCGGCGATCAAGCCCCACATGCGAGCGAGTTCGACCGCCAGCACGAAGCGGTCGGGTCGCAGCGGGTGATCGGCGGACAGCCGGTAGTCCGCGAGGTGAGGTGTGTATACAAGTTCGACCGTCATGCGGCCTCCCCGCTGTTTCGACTCGTAACTTATTCATCCCCATCCCTTACCTGACACGTGTGGAATGCTGAAGTACACTGTGCGTTCACGCTGTTGTGGTGTAGCGCCCCCACGAAGCGTTTGGAAGTGACTCTCCGGACCGCTCACCGCGGTTCGTGGACCCCCAAGAAACGAGGAGGTTCGCCCACTTGGAACACACGAAAATCTGGGAATTGCCGGTCGAGAGCTATCTGGGCAAGCGGCAAGTCAAGCTCGACGACACCACCCTTCGCGATGGCGAGCAGACCGCAGGCGTGGTCTTCACCAACGCCGAGAAGGTCCAGATCGCCAAGTACCTCGACGAGATCGGCGTCCAGCAGATCGAGGCGGGCATCCCTGTCATGGGCGGCGACGAGCGCGAGGTAATCGAAGAGATTGCGCATCTCGGCCTCAAGGCGTCGATCCTAGGCTGGAACCGCGCTAGCGTGGCCGACATCAAGACATCGATCGACTGCGGCGTCGACGCCGTAGCGATCTCGCTGGCAACCAGCGACATCCACATCGAGACCAAGCTCATGAAGGACCGCAAGTGGGTGCTGGACTCCATTCGCGAGGCCACTGCCTACGCGAAGTCCGAGGGCATGTACGTCTCGGTCAACGCCGAGGACGCGAGTCGCACTGAGTTCGGCTTCCTGCTCGAGTACGCCGCGGCCGCCAAGGCCGAGGGCGCCGACCGACTCCGCTTCTGCGACACGATCGGCATCATGGAGCCGCTGACCACGTACAAGGTGGTCAAGGAGCTGGTCGAGCAGACCGGCTTGGAAGTCGAGATGCACACGCACAACGATTTCGGAATGGCCGTGGCCAACGCGATCGCCGGCATCCACGGTGGCGCGACCTGGGTCAACGTCACCCTCGGCGGTCTGGGCGAGCGTGCCGGAAACGCCGCGCTCGAGCAGGTCGTCATGGCGCTGAAGTACATCGAGGGCATGGACATCGGCATCGAGACCGAGCGCTTCCGCGAGATCGTCGACTACACGATGATCGCCGCCGGTCGCACGGTCCCGGCGTGGAAGCCGGTCGTGGGAAGCAACATGTTCGCCCACGAGAGCGGCATCCACGTCGACGGCATCATCAAGAACCCTCGCACCTACGAGATCTTCTCGCCGGAGGAGGTGGGTCTGGTCCGCCAGATCGTGGTGGGCAAACACTCGGGCTCGCGCACCATCGAGCTCAAGTTCGCCGAGTACGGCATCGAGATCAGCCGCGACGAGGCCAACGCCATCCTTCCGGCCATTCGGCACATGAACGTCGAGATGCATCGCCCGCTGTTCGACAAGGAGATCGTCGAGATCTACAACGAGTACAAGGCGTCGAGCGCCTCAAGCCAGCTCGGCGAGTAGTAGGATCCACCTGCAGACGCACGACCCGACACGCACTCTAGGAGGCTGATTGCTCTGGCCGGCAAGACCATCGCCGAGAAGATCTTCTCGGCACACTCAGGGACTGACGCACACGCCGGTGACATCGTCATCGCCGATGTCGACTTCGTGATGGGCCAGGACGGCACGTCCCCGTTGGCCATCAAGGCGCTCGA
This is a stretch of genomic DNA from Coriobacteriia bacterium. It encodes these proteins:
- a CDS encoding acetoin utilization protein AcuC, with translation MTVELVYTPHLADYRLSADHPLRPDRFVLAVELARMWGLIAEPGAEQPGRASLVDPGPIDDEDLLRVHTPAYIAAVRQAGADTAHWEGSYGIGPGDTPAFPHMHEAAAEVCAATIRALADVVEGRCQRAFSPAGGLHHAQRDRASGFCVYNDPAVAICHMLAEHPGTRVAYVDVDVHHGDGVEAAFWDNDDVLTVSVHESGRYLFPGTGRPTDIGGGMGVGYAVNLPLAPGAGDVEYGRAFASVIAPAVRAFVPDVMVIQLGADSHASDPLAHLTTTVAGQYRTAQNLIRLADEVCGGRVAATGGGGYDSFSAVPRVWACALAALLGVPAPAELPDAWRLLAAEAAARAGVTGEEAVIPRGTFEEPPAAGQAEWGGDPLGETERTIMRLRASHPLLRDAS
- the nifV gene encoding homocitrate synthase — its product is MGKRQVKLDDTTLRDGEQTAGVVFTNAEKVQIAKYLDEIGVQQIEAGIPVMGGDEREVIEEIAHLGLKASILGWNRASVADIKTSIDCGVDAVAISLATSDIHIETKLMKDRKWVLDSIREATAYAKSEGMYVSVNAEDASRTEFGFLLEYAAAAKAEGADRLRFCDTIGIMEPLTTYKVVKELVEQTGLEVEMHTHNDFGMAVANAIAGIHGGATWVNVTLGGLGERAGNAALEQVVMALKYIEGMDIGIETERFREIVDYTMIAAGRTVPAWKPVVGSNMFAHESGIHVDGIIKNPRTYEIFSPEEVGLVRQIVVGKHSGSRTIELKFAEYGIEISRDEANAILPAIRHMNVEMHRPLFDKEIVEIYNEYKASSASSQLGE